In one Aquila chrysaetos chrysaetos chromosome 24, bAquChr1.4, whole genome shotgun sequence genomic region, the following are encoded:
- the SRPK1 gene encoding SRSF protein kinase 1 isoform X1: protein MALSKTIGLSSGISLSMGGRASCSVFSFRPDTQHRGPAAHSENDLPEQEEEILGSDDDEQEDPNDYCKGGYHLVKIGDLFNGRYHVIRKLGWGHFSTVWLAWDIQGRRFVAMKVVKSAEHYTETALDEIKLLKSVRNSDPNDPSKERVVQLLDDFKISGVNGSHICMVFEVLGHHLLKWIIKSNYQGLPLPCVKKIIKQVLQGLDYLHTKCRIIHTDIKPENILLCVNDQYIRRLAAEATEWQRSGAPPPSGSAVSTAPQPKPADKMSKNKKKKLKKKQKRQAELLEKRMQEIEEMEKEASPGQTQPEEEEEARSPLEMLIKVSPPVENVSKKTAEVVVQEQSVLMESSVEKCVTEVNCNGVIQMTDLPDSSNQGSVRLEDDLHNANDCGDHPHTQKKENFHSCNYSQRNGDSENRPQEAMSDSFVPLVSEDSMVCQPTSNEERSFNEQEINHLQESIRTEIPSEDENENNSPSDNKGKSTAGNFLLNPLEPKNADKLKVKIADLGNACWVHKHFTEDIQTRQYRSLEVLIGSGYNTPADIWSTACMAFELATGDYLFEPHSGEDYSRDEDHIALIIELLGKIPRKLILAGKYSKEFFTKKGDLKHITKLKPWGLFEVLVEKYEWSQDEAAAFTDFLLPMLELIPEKRATAAECLRHPWLNS, encoded by the exons ATGGCTCTTTCGAAAACTATTGGGCTGTCTTCGGgaatatctttatcaatgggAGGCCGTGCTTCATGCAG TGTGTTCTCTTTCAGACCCGACACTCAGCATCGGGGCCCTGCTGCTCATTCAGAGAATGATCTTCcagagcaagaggaagaaatccTGGGATCAGATGACGATGAACAAGAGGATCCAAATGATTACTGTAAAG GTGGTTATCACCTTGTGAAAATAGGAGATCTCTTCAATGGACGATACCATGTGATTCGGAAGCTCGGATGGGGCCATTTCTCCACTGTGTGGCTAGCTTGGGACATCCA AGGGAGGAGATTTGTGGCAATGAAGGTGGTGAAGAGTGCAGAGCACTACACAGAAACGGCACTGGATGAAATCAAGTTGCTAAAATCG gtcCGCAACAGTGATCCAAATGATCCAAGTAAAGAGAGAGTTGTTCAGTTATTAGATGACTTCAAGATTTCAGGAGTTAATGGTTCTC ATATCTGTATGGTGTTTGAAGTTCTAGGGCATCATCTCCTGAAGTGGATCATCAAGTCAAATTATCAGGGACTTCCACTCCCTTGTGTCAAAAAGATCATCAAACAG GTTCTTCAGGGTCTGGATTACTTGCACACAAAATGTCGAATCATTCATACAGATATTAAACCTGAGAACATTCTTCTGTGTGTTAATGACCAGTATATCCGCAGGCTGGCTGCAGAAGCAACAGAGTGGCAGAGATCTGGGGCTCCCCCACCATCTGGCTCTGCAG tGAGCACTGCaccacagccaaaacca GCTGACAAAATGtcaaagaataagaaaaagaagttgaaaaagaagcagaaacgCCAGGCTGAGTTGTTAGAGAAGCGAATGCAAGAGATAGaggaaatggagaaggaagCAAGCCCTGGGCAGACACAgcctgaagaggaggaagaagctcGGAGCCCTCTGGAAATGCTCATAAAAGTTAGTCCACCAGTGGAAAACGTCAGCAAAAAGACAG CTGAAGTCGTTGTACAAGAGCAGTCTGTTCTAATGGAAAGCAGCGTGGAAAAATGTGTTACAGAAGTAAACTGCAATGGAGTGATACAAATGACGGACTTGCCAGACTCCAGCAATCAAGGGTCTGTGCGACTTGAGGATGACCTTCATAATGCCAATGACTGTGGCGATCACCCTCATACACAGAAGAAGGAGAACTTCCATAGTTGCAATTACAGTCAGCGTAATGGTGACTCGGAGAACAGGCCTCAAGAAGCAATGTCGGACTCGTTCGTGCCCTTAGTTTCAGAAGATTCCATGGTGTGTCAGCCCACGTCCAATGAAGAGCGATCATTCAATGAGCAGGAGATTAACCATTTGCAAGAAAGCATCCGGACAGAGATACCTTCAGAGGACGAGAATGAGAATAATAGCCCGTCAGACAACAAAG GAAAATCAACTGCTGGGAATTTCCTTCTTAATCCTCTTGAGCCCAAGAATGCAGATAAGCTCAAAGTGAAGATAGCTGACCTAGGAAATGCCTGCTGGGTG CACAAGCACTTCACTGAAGACATCCAGACAAGACAGTACCGATCCTTGGAGGTGTTGATAGGATCGGGGTATAACACCCCTGCTGACATCTGGAGCACGGCGTGTATG GCCTTTGAGTTAGCAACAGGAGACTATCTGTTTGAGCCTCATTCTGGGGAAGATTACTCACGGGATGAAG atcACATTGCATTGATCATAGAACTTCTGGGGAAAATACCTCGCAAGCTCATTTTGGCAGGAAAATATTCCAAGGAGTTTTTCACcaaaaaag GTGATCTGAAGCACATCACCAAACTGAAGCCCTGGGGCCTTTTTGAAGTCTTGGTGGAAAAATACGAGTGGTCCCAAGATGAGGCAGCTGCATTCACAGACTTCTTATTACCCATGTTGGAGCTGATCCCAGAGAAACGAGCTACAGCAGCAGAGTGTCTCAGGCACCCCTGGCTTAACTCGTAG
- the CLPS gene encoding colipase has product MANVLSPSLLLVLLLLAPALPAPHERGLIFNLDTGELCLQSAQCKSGCCHRHSGLSLARCAPKAAEFQKCSPKSLYGVYYECPCESGLNCDVDKTIVGSITNSDFGTCKDPRSSDGSR; this is encoded by the exons ATGGCCAACGTGCtgtccccctccctgctcctggtcctgctgctcctggccccggccctgcccgccccgcaTGAGCGAGGGCTCATCTTCAACTTG GACACGGGggagctgtgcctgcagagcGCCCAGTGCAAGAGCGGCTGCTGCCACCGGCACAGCGGCCTGAGCCTGGCCCGATGCGCACCGAAGGCGGCCGAGTTCCAGAAGTGCTCTCCGAAG AGCCTCTATGGGGTCTACTACGAATGTCCCTGCGAGAGCGGCTTGAACTGCGACGTTGATAAGACCATCGTGGGCTCCATCACCAACAGCGACTTCGGTACCTGCAAGGATCCCCGGAGCTCCGACGGGTCGCGGTGA
- the SRPK1 gene encoding SRSF protein kinase 1 isoform X2: MALSKTIGLSSGISLSMGGRASCRPDTQHRGPAAHSENDLPEQEEEILGSDDDEQEDPNDYCKGGYHLVKIGDLFNGRYHVIRKLGWGHFSTVWLAWDIQGRRFVAMKVVKSAEHYTETALDEIKLLKSVRNSDPNDPSKERVVQLLDDFKISGVNGSHICMVFEVLGHHLLKWIIKSNYQGLPLPCVKKIIKQVLQGLDYLHTKCRIIHTDIKPENILLCVNDQYIRRLAAEATEWQRSGAPPPSGSAVSTAPQPKPADKMSKNKKKKLKKKQKRQAELLEKRMQEIEEMEKEASPGQTQPEEEEEARSPLEMLIKVSPPVENVSKKTAEVVVQEQSVLMESSVEKCVTEVNCNGVIQMTDLPDSSNQGSVRLEDDLHNANDCGDHPHTQKKENFHSCNYSQRNGDSENRPQEAMSDSFVPLVSEDSMVCQPTSNEERSFNEQEINHLQESIRTEIPSEDENENNSPSDNKGKSTAGNFLLNPLEPKNADKLKVKIADLGNACWVHKHFTEDIQTRQYRSLEVLIGSGYNTPADIWSTACMAFELATGDYLFEPHSGEDYSRDEDHIALIIELLGKIPRKLILAGKYSKEFFTKKGDLKHITKLKPWGLFEVLVEKYEWSQDEAAAFTDFLLPMLELIPEKRATAAECLRHPWLNS, from the exons ATGGCTCTTTCGAAAACTATTGGGCTGTCTTCGGgaatatctttatcaatgggAGGCCGTGCTTCATGCAG ACCCGACACTCAGCATCGGGGCCCTGCTGCTCATTCAGAGAATGATCTTCcagagcaagaggaagaaatccTGGGATCAGATGACGATGAACAAGAGGATCCAAATGATTACTGTAAAG GTGGTTATCACCTTGTGAAAATAGGAGATCTCTTCAATGGACGATACCATGTGATTCGGAAGCTCGGATGGGGCCATTTCTCCACTGTGTGGCTAGCTTGGGACATCCA AGGGAGGAGATTTGTGGCAATGAAGGTGGTGAAGAGTGCAGAGCACTACACAGAAACGGCACTGGATGAAATCAAGTTGCTAAAATCG gtcCGCAACAGTGATCCAAATGATCCAAGTAAAGAGAGAGTTGTTCAGTTATTAGATGACTTCAAGATTTCAGGAGTTAATGGTTCTC ATATCTGTATGGTGTTTGAAGTTCTAGGGCATCATCTCCTGAAGTGGATCATCAAGTCAAATTATCAGGGACTTCCACTCCCTTGTGTCAAAAAGATCATCAAACAG GTTCTTCAGGGTCTGGATTACTTGCACACAAAATGTCGAATCATTCATACAGATATTAAACCTGAGAACATTCTTCTGTGTGTTAATGACCAGTATATCCGCAGGCTGGCTGCAGAAGCAACAGAGTGGCAGAGATCTGGGGCTCCCCCACCATCTGGCTCTGCAG tGAGCACTGCaccacagccaaaacca GCTGACAAAATGtcaaagaataagaaaaagaagttgaaaaagaagcagaaacgCCAGGCTGAGTTGTTAGAGAAGCGAATGCAAGAGATAGaggaaatggagaaggaagCAAGCCCTGGGCAGACACAgcctgaagaggaggaagaagctcGGAGCCCTCTGGAAATGCTCATAAAAGTTAGTCCACCAGTGGAAAACGTCAGCAAAAAGACAG CTGAAGTCGTTGTACAAGAGCAGTCTGTTCTAATGGAAAGCAGCGTGGAAAAATGTGTTACAGAAGTAAACTGCAATGGAGTGATACAAATGACGGACTTGCCAGACTCCAGCAATCAAGGGTCTGTGCGACTTGAGGATGACCTTCATAATGCCAATGACTGTGGCGATCACCCTCATACACAGAAGAAGGAGAACTTCCATAGTTGCAATTACAGTCAGCGTAATGGTGACTCGGAGAACAGGCCTCAAGAAGCAATGTCGGACTCGTTCGTGCCCTTAGTTTCAGAAGATTCCATGGTGTGTCAGCCCACGTCCAATGAAGAGCGATCATTCAATGAGCAGGAGATTAACCATTTGCAAGAAAGCATCCGGACAGAGATACCTTCAGAGGACGAGAATGAGAATAATAGCCCGTCAGACAACAAAG GAAAATCAACTGCTGGGAATTTCCTTCTTAATCCTCTTGAGCCCAAGAATGCAGATAAGCTCAAAGTGAAGATAGCTGACCTAGGAAATGCCTGCTGGGTG CACAAGCACTTCACTGAAGACATCCAGACAAGACAGTACCGATCCTTGGAGGTGTTGATAGGATCGGGGTATAACACCCCTGCTGACATCTGGAGCACGGCGTGTATG GCCTTTGAGTTAGCAACAGGAGACTATCTGTTTGAGCCTCATTCTGGGGAAGATTACTCACGGGATGAAG atcACATTGCATTGATCATAGAACTTCTGGGGAAAATACCTCGCAAGCTCATTTTGGCAGGAAAATATTCCAAGGAGTTTTTCACcaaaaaag GTGATCTGAAGCACATCACCAAACTGAAGCCCTGGGGCCTTTTTGAAGTCTTGGTGGAAAAATACGAGTGGTCCCAAGATGAGGCAGCTGCATTCACAGACTTCTTATTACCCATGTTGGAGCTGATCCCAGAGAAACGAGCTACAGCAGCAGAGTGTCTCAGGCACCCCTGGCTTAACTCGTAG
- the LHFPL5 gene encoding LHFPL tetraspan subfamily member 5 protein: MPKLLPAQEAARIYHTNYVRNARAMGVLWALFTLCFSILMVVTFIQPYWIGDSIDTPQAGYFGLFSYCIGNALTGELICKGSPLDFGTIPSSAFKTAMFFVGISTFLIIGSILCFSLFFFCNAATVYKVCAWMQLAAATGLMIGCLIYPDGWDSSEVKRMCGDKTDKYTLGACTVRWAYILCIIGILDALILSFLAFVLGNRQDNLLPSDFKVENKEEGND; the protein is encoded by the exons ATGCCCAAGCTGCTGCCGGCGCAGGAGGCGGCTCGGATCTACCACACGAACTACGTGAGGAACGCGCGGGCCATGGGGGTGCTCTGGGCCCTCTTCACCCTCTGCTTCTCCATCTTGATGGTGGTGACCTTCATCCAACCGTACTGGATCGGCGACAGCATCGACACGCCGCAGGCCGGCTACTTCGGCCTCTTCTCCTACTGCATCGGCAACGCGCTCACCGGCGAGCTCATCTGCAAAGGCAGCCCCCTCGATTTCGGCACCATCCCCTCCAGCGCCTTCAAAACCGCCATGTTCTTCGTAGGCATCTCCACCTTCCTCATCATCGGCTCCATCCTCTGCTTCAGCCTCTTCTTCTTCTGCAACGCAGCCACCGTCTATAAAGTCTGCGCCTGGATGCAGCTGGCGGCAg CTACCGGGCTGATGATCGGCTGCCTGATCTACCCCGACGGCTGGGACTCGAGCGAGGTGAAGCGCATGTGCGGGGACAAGACGGACAAGTACACGCTGGGCGCCTGCACCGTGCGCTGGGCGTACATCCTCTGCATCATCGGCATCCTCGACGCTCTCATACTCTCCTTCCTGGCCTTTGTGTTGGGGAACCGGCAGGACAACCTCCTCCCGTCCGattttaaagtggaaaataaag aagaggGCAATGACTGA
- the SRPK1 gene encoding SRSF protein kinase 1 isoform X3, with product MERKVLALQARKKRTKAKKDKAQRNVFSFRPDTQHRGPAAHSENDLPEQEEEILGSDDDEQEDPNDYCKGGYHLVKIGDLFNGRYHVIRKLGWGHFSTVWLAWDIQGRRFVAMKVVKSAEHYTETALDEIKLLKSVRNSDPNDPSKERVVQLLDDFKISGVNGSHICMVFEVLGHHLLKWIIKSNYQGLPLPCVKKIIKQVLQGLDYLHTKCRIIHTDIKPENILLCVNDQYIRRLAAEATEWQRSGAPPPSGSAVSTAPQPKPADKMSKNKKKKLKKKQKRQAELLEKRMQEIEEMEKEASPGQTQPEEEEEARSPLEMLIKVSPPVENVSKKTAEVVVQEQSVLMESSVEKCVTEVNCNGVIQMTDLPDSSNQGSVRLEDDLHNANDCGDHPHTQKKENFHSCNYSQRNGDSENRPQEAMSDSFVPLVSEDSMVCQPTSNEERSFNEQEINHLQESIRTEIPSEDENENNSPSDNKGKSTAGNFLLNPLEPKNADKLKVKIADLGNACWVHKHFTEDIQTRQYRSLEVLIGSGYNTPADIWSTACMAFELATGDYLFEPHSGEDYSRDEDHIALIIELLGKIPRKLILAGKYSKEFFTKKGDLKHITKLKPWGLFEVLVEKYEWSQDEAAAFTDFLLPMLELIPEKRATAAECLRHPWLNS from the exons TGTGTTCTCTTTCAGACCCGACACTCAGCATCGGGGCCCTGCTGCTCATTCAGAGAATGATCTTCcagagcaagaggaagaaatccTGGGATCAGATGACGATGAACAAGAGGATCCAAATGATTACTGTAAAG GTGGTTATCACCTTGTGAAAATAGGAGATCTCTTCAATGGACGATACCATGTGATTCGGAAGCTCGGATGGGGCCATTTCTCCACTGTGTGGCTAGCTTGGGACATCCA AGGGAGGAGATTTGTGGCAATGAAGGTGGTGAAGAGTGCAGAGCACTACACAGAAACGGCACTGGATGAAATCAAGTTGCTAAAATCG gtcCGCAACAGTGATCCAAATGATCCAAGTAAAGAGAGAGTTGTTCAGTTATTAGATGACTTCAAGATTTCAGGAGTTAATGGTTCTC ATATCTGTATGGTGTTTGAAGTTCTAGGGCATCATCTCCTGAAGTGGATCATCAAGTCAAATTATCAGGGACTTCCACTCCCTTGTGTCAAAAAGATCATCAAACAG GTTCTTCAGGGTCTGGATTACTTGCACACAAAATGTCGAATCATTCATACAGATATTAAACCTGAGAACATTCTTCTGTGTGTTAATGACCAGTATATCCGCAGGCTGGCTGCAGAAGCAACAGAGTGGCAGAGATCTGGGGCTCCCCCACCATCTGGCTCTGCAG tGAGCACTGCaccacagccaaaacca GCTGACAAAATGtcaaagaataagaaaaagaagttgaaaaagaagcagaaacgCCAGGCTGAGTTGTTAGAGAAGCGAATGCAAGAGATAGaggaaatggagaaggaagCAAGCCCTGGGCAGACACAgcctgaagaggaggaagaagctcGGAGCCCTCTGGAAATGCTCATAAAAGTTAGTCCACCAGTGGAAAACGTCAGCAAAAAGACAG CTGAAGTCGTTGTACAAGAGCAGTCTGTTCTAATGGAAAGCAGCGTGGAAAAATGTGTTACAGAAGTAAACTGCAATGGAGTGATACAAATGACGGACTTGCCAGACTCCAGCAATCAAGGGTCTGTGCGACTTGAGGATGACCTTCATAATGCCAATGACTGTGGCGATCACCCTCATACACAGAAGAAGGAGAACTTCCATAGTTGCAATTACAGTCAGCGTAATGGTGACTCGGAGAACAGGCCTCAAGAAGCAATGTCGGACTCGTTCGTGCCCTTAGTTTCAGAAGATTCCATGGTGTGTCAGCCCACGTCCAATGAAGAGCGATCATTCAATGAGCAGGAGATTAACCATTTGCAAGAAAGCATCCGGACAGAGATACCTTCAGAGGACGAGAATGAGAATAATAGCCCGTCAGACAACAAAG GAAAATCAACTGCTGGGAATTTCCTTCTTAATCCTCTTGAGCCCAAGAATGCAGATAAGCTCAAAGTGAAGATAGCTGACCTAGGAAATGCCTGCTGGGTG CACAAGCACTTCACTGAAGACATCCAGACAAGACAGTACCGATCCTTGGAGGTGTTGATAGGATCGGGGTATAACACCCCTGCTGACATCTGGAGCACGGCGTGTATG GCCTTTGAGTTAGCAACAGGAGACTATCTGTTTGAGCCTCATTCTGGGGAAGATTACTCACGGGATGAAG atcACATTGCATTGATCATAGAACTTCTGGGGAAAATACCTCGCAAGCTCATTTTGGCAGGAAAATATTCCAAGGAGTTTTTCACcaaaaaag GTGATCTGAAGCACATCACCAAACTGAAGCCCTGGGGCCTTTTTGAAGTCTTGGTGGAAAAATACGAGTGGTCCCAAGATGAGGCAGCTGCATTCACAGACTTCTTATTACCCATGTTGGAGCTGATCCCAGAGAAACGAGCTACAGCAGCAGAGTGTCTCAGGCACCCCTGGCTTAACTCGTAG